From a single Desulfomonilia bacterium genomic region:
- a CDS encoding electron transfer flavoprotein subunit alpha/FixB family protein encodes MTAPERIILIYGDYRNYFKSRVTLQLISKAKELAGKIGACVATCAFGNGVDEWAGEYLAHGSDRVYVYDDPALSNYSIELYSELLSRLCRELSPEILLIGATSFGREMAPMVAKKLQTGLTADCVGLEINENGLLVQTAPSFGGNLLADIITPDARPQMATVRPGVFKEIPHNNNPDGRIIKMMLPGNLPRPRVRLVSSEKLRTSEHRLEDARIVVCGGRGMGGAKRFKNLFELARLMDGQVGATRPAVHSQCAPPEALVGQAGRHIKPELLFSFGISGAIQHTAAITGADFIIAVNKNPAAPMMELADVAIVTDANQAALAIIKELRKRAMD; translated from the coding sequence ATGACAGCACCTGAACGGATAATACTCATATACGGAGATTACAGAAACTATTTCAAAAGCAGGGTAACCCTTCAACTCATATCAAAGGCGAAGGAACTTGCCGGAAAGATCGGAGCCTGCGTAGCAACCTGCGCATTCGGAAACGGCGTGGACGAGTGGGCCGGAGAATATCTGGCGCATGGCTCGGACAGGGTTTATGTCTATGACGATCCAGCTTTGAGCAATTACAGCATCGAGCTTTATTCCGAGCTCCTTTCGAGGCTCTGCCGTGAGCTTTCCCCGGAGATACTTCTTATCGGTGCAACTTCATTCGGCAGGGAAATGGCACCGATGGTTGCGAAAAAGCTCCAGACCGGCCTTACCGCCGATTGTGTAGGTCTCGAAATAAACGAAAACGGGCTTCTTGTTCAGACAGCGCCCTCATTCGGGGGAAACCTGCTTGCCGACATAATCACGCCAGATGCAAGACCGCAGATGGCTACAGTCAGGCCGGGAGTCTTCAAGGAAATCCCTCACAACAATAATCCGGACGGCAGGATAATAAAGATGATGCTTCCCGGAAATCTCCCAAGGCCGAGGGTGAGGCTTGTATCATCCGAGAAACTCAGAACCTCTGAACACAGACTGGAAGATGCAAGGATAGTCGTATGCGGCGGCAGGGGAATGGGCGGCGCCAAGCGATTCAAGAACCTCTTTGAGCTTGCAAGGCTGATGGACGGACAGGTCGGCGCGACAAGGCCCGCCGTGCACAGTCAGTGCGCACCGCCGGAAGCCCTTGTCGGTCAGGCCGGAAGGCATATTAAACCGGAACTGCTTTTTTCTTTCGGCATAAGCGGGGCGATCCAGCATACGGCTGCCATCACCGGAGCGGATTTCATAATAGCGGTGAACAAGAACCCGGCGGCTCCCATGATGGAGCTTGCCGATGTGGCGATAGTGACCGATGCGAATCAGGCTGCGCTTGCAATAATCAAGGAACTGAGAAAACGGGCGATGGATTGA
- a CDS encoding acyl-CoA dehydrogenase family protein, whose protein sequence is MDFNPDMKHKVVRKAVREFAETELGPVAHDIDREARFPWEVIEKMKLLNYFGLQAPKEYGGADLDGISYSITIEELSRVSAAVGLCITVHNSVGMFPIVKFGSRALKEKYLPKLASGDIIGAFCITEANAGSDAGAVETTAVKDGSSYIINGTKIFVTNGAVCGAPLIFAVTNPENPKKAASVFVVDKETPGFSVGECEDMCGMRANPVSSLFLEDCRVPAENMLGTPGDGLKIGLTALDTGRIGIAAQALGIAQAAFEASVRYSKERQQFRKPISSFQTIQNMIADMALEVDAARLLLYRASAMKDSGVQFSAEAAMAKLSCSETASRVTSRAVQIHGGYGYSKEYDVERYFRDARVTEIYEGTSEIQRMVISRAVLSRPV, encoded by the coding sequence TTGGACTTTAATCCTGACATGAAACACAAGGTTGTAAGAAAGGCTGTCCGTGAGTTTGCCGAAACCGAACTTGGTCCTGTTGCACATGACATCGACCGTGAGGCGAGATTCCCCTGGGAAGTCATAGAAAAAATGAAACTGCTCAATTACTTCGGCCTTCAGGCGCCGAAGGAATATGGCGGGGCCGATCTCGACGGAATAAGTTATTCAATTACGATCGAGGAACTTTCCAGGGTTAGCGCGGCCGTTGGCCTGTGCATAACCGTTCATAACAGCGTAGGAATGTTCCCGATCGTCAAATTCGGTTCTCGTGCGCTAAAGGAAAAGTATCTCCCGAAACTAGCAAGCGGCGATATAATCGGAGCATTCTGCATAACGGAGGCGAATGCAGGCTCCGATGCAGGCGCAGTCGAGACGACAGCTGTCAAAGACGGAAGCTCCTACATCATAAACGGTACAAAAATATTCGTCACAAACGGCGCAGTCTGTGGTGCACCTCTCATATTTGCCGTTACCAATCCTGAAAACCCGAAAAAGGCGGCAAGTGTATTCGTCGTGGATAAAGAGACGCCGGGATTTTCGGTAGGAGAATGCGAGGATATGTGCGGCATGCGTGCAAACCCGGTTTCTTCGCTATTTCTTGAGGATTGCAGGGTTCCTGCGGAAAACATGCTGGGGACTCCGGGCGACGGTCTCAAGATAGGCCTTACCGCACTCGATACCGGCCGTATAGGGATTGCCGCACAGGCCCTCGGAATCGCACAGGCCGCATTCGAGGCATCAGTCAGATACTCGAAGGAGCGCCAGCAGTTCAGGAAACCCATCTCATCCTTCCAGACGATCCAGAACATGATAGCGGACATGGCGCTTGAAGTCGATGCCGCAAGGCTCCTTCTATACCGGGCAAGCGCGATGAAGGATTCGGGGGTGCAATTTTCGGCTGAGGCAGCAATGGCGAAGCTCTCATGCAGCGAGACGGCGTCAAGGGTTACATCGAGGGCGGTCCAGATTCACGGCGGTTACGGTTACAGCAAGGAATATGATGTGGAGAGGTATTTCCGCGACGCAAGAGTCACCGAGATATATGAAGGCACCAGCGAGATACAGCGGATGGTAATATCCCGGGCCGTGCTTTCAAGGCCCGTATAG
- a CDS encoding alpha-glucosidase, with protein MPEQRLWWKHGVIYQIYPRSFYDANGDGTGDIPGITAKLDYLKDLGIEGIWLSPINVSPMFDFGYDISDYNDIDPVFGNQTDFEHLLDEAHSRGIRIIMDLVMNHTSHLHPWFKESASSKDNPKRDWYIWKDPVKGRVPNNWMAAFGGRAWEFDKKTGQYYLHLFLAEQPDVNWRNPGLKKAMFDMVRFWLDKGVDGFRLDVCNFFIKDALFRSNPFGIGPNAPRPYDLQDHIYDRDQPETHVILKEFRSILDGYPERMSVGEIAVEDPGGNHDIASSYYGNGDDELHLVFDFSHMNVKWGADVFYRRIREWLTHIPAGGWPCHVFNNHDQFRSMSRYAKGPESIPRAKVIAAMLLTLKGTPFIYYGEELGMRNGKIPKKMLHDPVGIKYWPFHPGRDPERTPMQWSSAPNAGFSPAPPWLPVNSDYETVNVETELNDRNSILNLYKDLIAVRKSRPALERGEWVPVIEAKNDVIAYKRIYENEELMVVLNFSNASRKAGLGTPQLRTVFSTHRFNASVISGPEIRLMPYEASIFSL; from the coding sequence ATGCCGGAACAAAGACTGTGGTGGAAACACGGCGTTATTTATCAGATATATCCGAGGAGCTTTTATGATGCGAACGGCGACGGCACAGGCGATATCCCGGGGATAACCGCAAAGCTCGATTATCTCAAGGACCTCGGAATTGAAGGCATCTGGCTTTCACCCATCAATGTCTCGCCTATGTTCGATTTCGGTTATGATATCAGCGATTACAACGACATCGACCCCGTCTTCGGCAATCAAACTGATTTCGAACATCTTTTGGATGAAGCACACAGTCGCGGTATCAGGATCATCATGGACCTTGTCATGAACCACACGTCACACCTCCATCCTTGGTTCAAAGAGTCAGCTTCGAGTAAAGATAATCCCAAACGCGACTGGTACATATGGAAAGACCCGGTCAAAGGCCGTGTTCCAAACAACTGGATGGCGGCGTTCGGAGGACGCGCCTGGGAATTCGACAAGAAGACCGGACAGTACTACCTGCACCTTTTTCTGGCCGAACAGCCTGACGTCAACTGGCGCAATCCAGGACTCAAAAAGGCCATGTTCGACATGGTCAGGTTCTGGCTTGATAAGGGTGTGGACGGGTTCAGGCTTGATGTCTGCAACTTTTTTATCAAGGATGCCCTCTTCAGAAGCAACCCGTTCGGCATCGGTCCCAACGCACCCAGGCCCTATGATCTTCAGGACCATATCTATGATCGCGACCAGCCCGAGACTCACGTCATATTAAAGGAGTTCCGCTCAATATTGGACGGCTATCCCGAGCGAATGTCGGTTGGAGAGATTGCGGTCGAAGATCCAGGCGGAAACCACGATATAGCCTCTTCCTATTACGGAAACGGCGATGACGAGCTGCATCTTGTTTTCGACTTTTCCCACATGAACGTAAAGTGGGGAGCAGACGTGTTTTACAGACGCATTCGGGAATGGCTCACGCACATACCGGCCGGAGGGTGGCCATGCCATGTTTTCAACAACCATGACCAGTTCAGGAGCATGAGCCGCTATGCGAAAGGCCCGGAAAGCATACCCAGGGCAAAGGTCATTGCAGCCATGCTGCTGACCCTTAAAGGCACGCCTTTCATATATTACGGCGAAGAACTGGGGATGAGGAACGGCAAAATCCCGAAAAAGATGCTGCATGATCCGGTCGGCATCAAATACTGGCCGTTCCACCCGGGCCGCGACCCCGAGCGCACTCCCATGCAGTGGTCGAGTGCGCCTAATGCAGGCTTCTCCCCAGCACCCCCATGGCTCCCCGTAAACTCAGACTATGAAACGGTGAATGTCGAAACAGAACTCAATGACAGGAACTCCATACTCAACCTTTACAAGGACCTGATCGCCGTCAGGAAAAGCCGCCCTGCGCTTGAACGAGGCGAATGGGTTCCGGTGATCGAGGCAAAGAATGATGTCATCGCCTATAAACGCATCTATGAAAATGAGGAATTGATGGTTGTTCTCAATTTTTCGAATGCATCAAGAAAGGCCGGACTGGGAACGCCTCAGCTGCGAACCGTTTTTTCCACACACAGATTTAACGCAAGTGTCATATCAGGCCCTGAAATAAGGCTGATGCCTTATGAGGCGAGCATTTTCAGTCTTTAA
- the pyk gene encoding pyruvate kinase — translation MNIRLPLHKTKIVCTIGPASRDRTVLKKMIANGMNVARLNFSHGTPEEHRRDISVIKEISASLGKPVAILADLPGPKIRLGILKEGSVMMKKGEITTLTTRDVRGTHDLIPVQFEELPRSVKKGGMIYLNDGFVQLKVMDIGETDVKCRVFISGQLLSHKGLNLPGANIDIDAVTDHDLELLKFGIEAGVDAAGVSFVKSAADIVKIKDAAKSHGRNIHVVAKIERIEAFRNIDSILEAADGIMVARGDLGVETPIENVPILQKELIFKANLKGKPVITATQMLESMTDNIRPTRAEVTDVANAILDGTDAIMLSEETAIGRYPSETIAMMAKIAVSTEKKRFHLAGGPEISQAVRSLLFCKNISSEDVISLDALEAINSLKIKYVLAPTRTGGTPRRISRYKPDSWIIPICPAEDVRNFLLFSYGTLPVVHSDTVSDDTIIDGLKSAGKIRSGDRILIVRRLPEEKAGKVNSLKIVTLA, via the coding sequence ATGAACATCAGACTTCCTCTTCATAAAACGAAGATAGTGTGCACAATCGGCCCCGCATCAAGAGACAGGACGGTCCTTAAGAAAATGATCGCCAACGGCATGAATGTGGCAAGGCTTAATTTCAGCCACGGCACCCCGGAAGAGCACAGGCGAGATATCAGCGTCATAAAGGAAATCTCAGCATCGCTCGGAAAACCGGTTGCAATACTTGCTGACCTGCCGGGCCCGAAGATCAGGCTTGGTATACTCAAAGAAGGCTCCGTCATGATGAAAAAAGGTGAGATCACGACGCTCACCACAAGGGATGTCCGCGGGACTCATGATCTTATCCCGGTCCAGTTCGAAGAGCTGCCACGCAGCGTAAAAAAAGGCGGCATGATCTATCTTAACGACGGGTTTGTCCAGCTCAAGGTCATGGATATCGGCGAAACGGATGTGAAATGCAGGGTTTTCATCAGTGGGCAGCTCCTTTCGCATAAAGGGCTCAACCTGCCCGGGGCTAATATTGACATCGATGCCGTAACAGATCACGACCTTGAACTCCTCAAATTCGGGATCGAGGCAGGTGTGGACGCGGCAGGGGTCTCATTCGTCAAATCCGCCGCTGATATCGTGAAAATAAAGGATGCTGCAAAATCACACGGCAGAAATATCCATGTTGTGGCCAAAATCGAGAGGATAGAGGCCTTCAGAAATATCGATTCAATCCTTGAAGCCGCTGACGGGATAATGGTTGCACGAGGTGACCTCGGTGTCGAGACGCCTATCGAGAATGTCCCGATCCTGCAGAAGGAATTGATCTTCAAGGCGAACCTAAAAGGCAAGCCGGTAATTACGGCAACACAGATGCTCGAGTCAATGACCGACAACATCCGGCCAACAAGGGCTGAAGTCACGGACGTGGCTAATGCTATTCTGGACGGAACCGATGCGATAATGCTTTCCGAAGAGACAGCCATCGGCAGATATCCTTCCGAAACGATTGCCATGATGGCAAAAATTGCCGTCTCAACTGAAAAAAAACGTTTTCATCTGGCCGGGGGTCCGGAAATAAGCCAGGCAGTAAGAAGCCTCCTGTTCTGCAAAAACATTTCATCCGAAGATGTAATATCGCTTGACGCGCTGGAGGCGATCAACTCGCTTAAAATAAAATATGTGCTTGCCCCTACCCGCACTGGCGGGACGCCTAGAAGAATTTCGAGATATAAGCCCGATTCATGGATAATCCCCATCTGCCCCGCTGAAGACGTACGGAATTTCCTGCTCTTCTCATATGGCACCCTGCCCGTGGTGCATTCGGACACTGTTTCCGATGATACAATCATTGACGGGCTTAAAAGCGCCGGAAAGATAAGATCAGGAGACAGGATACTTATAGTGAGAAGGCTCCCCGAAGAAAAAGCTGGAAAAGTGAATTCGCTAAAGATAGTAACCCTGGCATAA
- a CDS encoding MFS transporter translates to MKAQTRTIGIFTALCISTCAVMLGVGILMPIMPLYAMNLGASGTMVGIVMASFALTMAVSNPIVGRLADKYGYKQFIVIGLIFNIPIALAYIYAKNASHLIVIRLIEGVLAAMVESVAYAYVGSIAPRDKEGSYMAIFNTFMMFGFGIGPILGGFLMDRINMKAPFIAMAAFLALSLILVIILVPGDTKNKEQIRKENISKSKTPLKDALSSDILKGLLVYALIISIGQSGLFAFLPVVTQNQGLSASQIGLLSSVIMITAGVLQTPCGFLANRYNKLWLLMSGIFLIAAILAFVPACTDFWQFFILCIIGGAGSAISNPAGNAILVRGTKDLGLGFSMGLFNLSFGMGMIIGPVQAGIVMDTISLDMVFYISTALFVLSALVIYLYLRKVSSL, encoded by the coding sequence ATGAAAGCCCAGACCCGTACAATAGGCATTTTTACAGCGCTGTGCATTTCAACCTGCGCCGTCATGCTGGGTGTGGGCATACTCATGCCGATAATGCCCCTTTATGCAATGAATCTGGGGGCGTCAGGCACCATGGTAGGTATTGTAATGGCAAGCTTCGCGCTTACCATGGCAGTTTCAAATCCGATTGTCGGAAGGCTTGCAGATAAATACGGCTACAAACAGTTCATCGTAATCGGGCTTATTTTCAACATCCCGATAGCGCTTGCCTATATCTATGCAAAGAACGCTTCGCATCTTATAGTCATAAGATTGATCGAGGGCGTGCTCGCCGCAATGGTGGAATCGGTTGCATATGCATATGTCGGGTCCATTGCTCCCAGAGACAAAGAGGGCTCCTATATGGCGATTTTCAACACGTTCATGATGTTCGGTTTCGGGATAGGGCCTATCCTGGGCGGATTTCTGATGGATCGTATAAACATGAAGGCGCCTTTCATAGCGATGGCGGCATTCCTTGCGCTCAGCCTGATTCTTGTAATAATACTTGTGCCCGGGGATACGAAAAATAAGGAGCAGATACGCAAGGAAAATATCAGTAAAAGCAAAACACCGCTGAAAGATGCCCTGTCTTCAGATATACTCAAAGGACTTCTCGTTTATGCCTTGATAATTTCGATAGGGCAGAGCGGGCTCTTTGCCTTTCTGCCTGTTGTCACACAGAATCAGGGCTTGAGTGCAAGTCAGATAGGCCTGCTGTCTTCGGTCATCATGATAACGGCGGGAGTGCTTCAGACGCCGTGCGGATTCCTTGCGAACAGGTACAACAAGCTGTGGCTCCTGATGTCCGGGATTTTTCTCATTGCAGCCATCCTTGCATTCGTACCCGCATGCACTGACTTCTGGCAGTTTTTCATCCTCTGCATAATCGGAGGCGCAGGTTCCGCCATCTCAAACCCTGCGGGAAACGCAATTCTTGTGAGGGGTACAAAGGATCTTGGGCTAGGATTTTCAATGGGCCTTTTCAACCTGTCTTTCGGGATGGGCATGATAATTGGCCCGGTTCAGGCGGGCATTGTAATGGACACGATAAGCCTTGATATGGTGTTCTACATAAGCACGGCCCTTTTCGTCCTGTCGGCACTGGTTATTTATCTGTATTTAAGGAAAGTTTCTTCCCTGTAA
- a CDS encoding electron transfer flavoprotein subunit beta/FixA family protein: MKLVVCIKQVPMVTELPWNAETGNLRRDLSEGVMNQACKHALEAALKLKESYGGHITAITMGPPQAKEVLFEASAMGADVGVLISDRAIAGCDTLATSYTLACAIKKACPDFDLILCGCYTSDSETGQVGPQLAEDLNLPEVAWVEYMEKNGETLSVTRQADGFLETLEFDLPGLVTISTKRYLPRYISFSDINTSFDDADIITLDARAIDADPVKIGPAGSPTKIIGISSTKSGKKNVVLKGPAKKVAHELFERFGERIAGAIGKDMAKGS; encoded by the coding sequence GTGAAATTAGTAGTATGCATTAAGCAGGTCCCGATGGTGACCGAACTCCCCTGGAATGCTGAAACCGGGAATCTGAGACGCGACCTCTCCGAAGGGGTGATGAACCAGGCCTGCAAACACGCCCTCGAGGCTGCGCTCAAGCTGAAGGAATCCTATGGCGGACACATAACGGCAATCACAATGGGTCCACCTCAGGCGAAAGAGGTGCTTTTCGAGGCGTCTGCCATGGGGGCGGATGTAGGTGTGCTTATAAGTGACAGAGCGATTGCCGGGTGCGACACGCTGGCCACATCCTATACACTGGCCTGCGCAATAAAGAAGGCATGCCCCGATTTCGACCTCATCCTGTGCGGATGCTATACGAGCGACAGCGAGACCGGTCAGGTAGGCCCGCAACTGGCCGAAGACCTTAACCTGCCCGAAGTGGCATGGGTCGAATACATGGAAAAGAACGGCGAGACACTTTCTGTGACAAGGCAGGCTGACGGATTTCTTGAAACGCTAGAATTCGACCTGCCCGGGCTGGTTACCATTTCGACAAAACGTTATCTTCCCAGATACATTTCATTTTCCGACATAAACACTTCCTTTGACGATGCAGATATAATCACGCTTGATGCAAGAGCCATCGATGCCGACCCTGTTAAAATCGGACCGGCGGGCTCACCTACGAAGATTATCGGTATCAGTTCGACGAAGTCGGGCAAAAAAAATGTCGTCCTTAAAGGTCCTGCAAAGAAAGTCGCACATGAACTTTTTGAAAGATTCGGCGAGCGTATAGCAGGGGCCATCGGCAAAGATATGGCTAAGGGGTCATAA
- a CDS encoding serine hydrolase — MKKLKKWILSILAVLILVTVCAFGFFIIKIAPIGSAYKAKRVCSCVFLAGRNPEQVIREDVAGLGYIWVDIDNINKSVTGSFLGMAKRTAIYRDGIGCTLVLGKSADELGKQAEGFKTTAIQDRSKIPWPDGDFVPDEPLPSNVSRRLLDNTLKWAFSPGSVDSPIMARAVVVVYDGRIVAEQYDEGFDINTRQLGWSMTKSATNALVGILVKEGKLSLKAPAPVPEWQKPGDPRSAITLDQLMRMSSGLKFGEDYVWPLSDAIQMLFNRDCAGCFASSMPLETAPDTRWQYSSGTTNIISRIIRQAAGGSDADFFGFPKRALFDKLGMQSAVIEPDPDGVFVGSSFMYATPRDWARLGLLYLNDGVWKNERILPEGWVKYSTTPTPMAPKGEYGAQIWLNRGPANNPGQRLLPNVPVDMFSFEGFEGQQVAVIPSHKLVVVRLGITWDYEAWNYDEIDYFLSSIIKAVSAE; from the coding sequence ATGAAGAAACTCAAAAAATGGATATTATCTATACTGGCTGTTTTAATTCTCGTTACCGTCTGTGCTTTCGGTTTTTTTATCATCAAGATCGCGCCTATCGGAAGCGCATACAAGGCAAAGCGCGTATGCTCCTGCGTTTTCCTGGCGGGCCGAAATCCGGAACAGGTTATCAGGGAAGATGTTGCAGGGCTTGGATATATATGGGTTGATATCGACAATATAAATAAAAGCGTGACGGGCAGTTTTCTCGGCATGGCAAAACGAACAGCCATATACAGGGACGGTATCGGCTGCACGCTTGTCCTGGGCAAATCCGCGGATGAGCTTGGAAAACAGGCGGAAGGTTTCAAAACAACTGCAATTCAGGACCGTTCCAAAATCCCCTGGCCTGACGGAGATTTTGTTCCCGATGAGCCCTTACCATCAAACGTCAGCAGACGGCTCCTTGACAACACGCTCAAATGGGCGTTTTCGCCCGGAAGCGTAGATTCACCGATAATGGCAAGGGCGGTTGTAGTTGTTTATGACGGAAGAATCGTTGCGGAACAGTATGACGAAGGGTTTGACATTAATACCCGACAGCTCGGATGGTCGATGACCAAGAGTGCTACAAACGCTCTCGTTGGAATACTTGTCAAAGAGGGAAAACTGTCGTTAAAGGCCCCTGCCCCTGTTCCAGAATGGCAGAAACCTGGCGATCCCCGTTCGGCAATCACTTTAGACCAGCTTATGAGAATGAGCAGCGGCCTCAAATTCGGAGAGGATTATGTCTGGCCTTTATCCGATGCCATACAGATGCTTTTCAACAGGGATTGCGCAGGATGTTTTGCATCGTCAATGCCGCTAGAAACAGCACCCGATACCAGATGGCAATATTCAAGCGGTACGACAAACATCATTTCCCGCATAATCAGACAGGCTGCTGGCGGCAGTGATGCGGATTTCTTCGGCTTTCCGAAAAGGGCTCTATTTGACAAGCTCGGCATGCAGTCAGCCGTGATAGAACCTGACCCGGACGGTGTTTTTGTAGGTTCTTCCTTCATGTATGCGACGCCCAGGGACTGGGCCAGACTCGGTCTTCTCTATCTGAACGACGGCGTCTGGAAAAACGAGCGCATACTGCCGGAAGGATGGGTCAAATATTCCACCACACCGACACCCATGGCCCCTAAAGGTGAGTACGGGGCGCAGATATGGCTTAACAGAGGCCCTGCAAACAATCCAGGCCAGAGGCTCCTGCCGAATGTGCCTGTTGACATGTTCTCTTTTGAAGGATTCGAGGGCCAGCAGGTTGCCGTGATCCCATCGCACAAACTTGTCGTCGTCCGACTGGGAATTACATGGGATTATGAGGCCTGGAATTACGATGAGATAGATTATTTTTTAAGCAGTATAATAAAAGCCGTATCGGCTGAATGA
- a CDS encoding tetratricopeptide repeat protein — MEYAIIILIFAAAIAAIWFISYKGGFRHGSGNIERQMKAAEHGDVFAQYELAKKYHEGIGVDKDIRKAFNLYLKAAEHGHVEAQFITATFFDKGCAGIEPNNDEAYKWYLKAASQGHARAQFEVSSDRWGSTISKMQIDGDSISFSSSGSEHVPSKAPYPREKLERLMNQAEDGDVDAQYDLGIRYYSGDGVEKDHAKAVKWFTMAAEQDDAQAQFNLGIMYGRGEGAGKDINTSMQWLRKAAEQGHAEAVSMLSKMSGRK, encoded by the coding sequence ATGGAATATGCAATTATCATTCTGATATTCGCGGCGGCAATTGCAGCTATATGGTTTATTTCTTACAAAGGCGGCTTCAGGCATGGTTCAGGGAACATCGAAAGGCAGATGAAAGCCGCCGAGCACGGCGACGTCTTCGCCCAGTATGAACTGGCGAAAAAATATCATGAAGGCATCGGTGTGGATAAAGATATCCGCAAGGCATTCAACTTGTATCTAAAGGCCGCTGAACACGGCCATGTAGAGGCGCAGTTCATAACCGCAACATTCTTTGATAAGGGCTGCGCCGGCATTGAGCCGAATAATGACGAAGCATATAAATGGTACCTGAAAGCGGCATCTCAGGGTCATGCCCGTGCTCAGTTCGAAGTCTCATCCGACAGATGGGGCAGTACCATTTCAAAAATGCAAATAGACGGCGACAGCATATCCTTTTCATCATCCGGTTCAGAACATGTCCCGAGCAAAGCCCCCTACCCCAGGGAAAAACTTGAAAGGCTCATGAATCAGGCCGAAGACGGCGATGTCGACGCACAATATGACCTTGGAATAAGATATTACAGCGGCGACGGCGTTGAAAAGGACCATGCAAAGGCAGTCAAATGGTTTACAATGGCCGCCGAACAGGATGATGCACAGGCGCAGTTCAATCTCGGCATAATGTACGGACGTGGCGAAGGAGCAGGCAAAGACATCAATACATCCATGCAGTGGCTGAGAAAGGCTGCTGAACAGGGACATGCCGAAGCCGTCAGTATGCTTTCAAAAATGAGCGGCAGAAAGTAA